The DNA sequence tatacaaaactCTCTTTCATCTCTAATTACTAAAACTCTGAATTCTAATTaagcaaaaaaattaattttagtaaatcaaaaatatctaattataattgaaacttatataaaatcaaattaatttaaaacatgaaGTCTCATAacctttcaaaaataaaatcatatataaaaatataaagggtaaagtatactttttgtccctgaagtttcacaaaaatttttaaaatatccctaaattttattttatttcaattttatcccaaaagttttcgatttgcatcaaatatgcccctaacggctaatttttcaaaaaatttaagaccaattcaacaacaatttcataagaacaaccctcaacacaagcgaatcaagcataatttttatgcattattgttagattggtcttaatttttttgaaaatttagccggtagggtatatttgatgcaaatcgaaaacttttgggacaaaattgaaataaaataaaacttagggatatttttgaaacttttgttaaacttcaaggacaaaaaatatactttacccaaatataaataatttattatttattttttaagaatcTGGGGTCTTACATGCTGCAACAACATGAATTTGAGCTAAAAATTGAATCATGGACCTGCATCACTAACACATATTAAATTAATGGGAAAATGACAAATTAGTCTCTGAGCTTTTAAATCGGGGACAAATTCATCCCTGAAgatctaaaaatactaaaatgccCCTTACTATTCAAAACGTGTGACGGATCGATCCTTCCATGCAAAATGCTCTCCCAGACATAACGGAAAGGGGTGATCTGTTGCTTATTTGGTGTGTGTTGGGCCTAGACTACCGTAACGGTACACATGTAAGCAAGGTGGATTGAGGTTAGGGACGAATTGGTCCCTGGATGGAAAGACGACGTCGCTTTTCTATTTCCCCTATTTGTTCAAATGGAACTCGTTCGCCATTACCGTTGTTCATTTCTGTGAGTGGTTGAGTGTGGGGGTATTGTGCAAGCTTAAATGGCCAGTGACGGAGCCTCATTCAACTCACGACGCGTTCGACTGCCGCCAACCGTGAAATGCGTGGAAGCTTCAGAGGAGAAGGACGAGATTGCTCCGACGTGTAAATGCGGTGTGTACGCCATATTGTACAAATCGAGGACGACGACGAACCCCAACAGATTGTTCTTTGGGTGTCCATTCTTTAAGGTATGTTGGTGATTTGATTTGGTCAGTTTGATTATAGGGGAGTTGATTATGTTCTATTTGTTTTGGAACGATGAACATGCAGTTGAAAAATCACAGTCACTGCAAGTTCTTCTTATGGCTGGATGATCATGTTTCAACAATAAGAGTCCTTGAAAAGTTTATTACGGAGAACGAGGTTGATGATCTAAAAGTGTATCTTGGAAAGAAGGTAGTGGAACAGAAGCTGATTGATTTGGAGAAGAAGGTGTTGTATctagagaggaagaagaatgttAATCTGTATTTGGTTATTCTAGCAGTGGTTTGTGTAATTTTTGCTTCTGCCATTGTCAATCTTGGCTGAAAAGTAGGTAAAAAATGATGTAATGTAGTATGGGATGAGTTTCCATTTTGTTGTATGCTATTCGAACAAAAAATGTTGTAAGCTAAATTATGATGTATTCAGCAAAGTGATTGCCCTAAGCAAGTGAGTGGCATAATTATTTAGAGATATGATTATATATGTAAAGCATAATTTAATCTCATGAAAGAGTTGTTAATATTAACAAAAGAAGTCAACTACATGTCTATTGCCAAAGTAAGGCATAACTTAAGCCTGCTAGCTATAGATAATCACATTGTTTTCAAAAAGAGTTGCTTAGTAAAATAACAGTGTTTCTCAAAAAGGTGTTGATGTCATGACTAAAGTCTAAACATGTAGCATTAACTACTTGGCTTGTGTAGTCCTGGAGTGGGGATGAACTTAAACAGCCGTTGAGTTGCTTTGCCTGCTGCTGCCAAAGTCTGTGGAGATGCTCCTGATGTAGTTGGTTGTTGTGGAGAGGGGAGATGCTGCTCACTCTGGGCAGGTGGCACAGGCTGCGAGGGTTTATTTGTCACAGGCTTCCTCCTAACTGGTTGCTTAGGCCTAAATGTCCCTCGTGCAGGGCGTGATGTAGACTGGGCTGGGGGCTTGAATGGTGCTTTTGGAGGCATTGATTGTGTCTCAACCGCTGCTACTGAGGAACTAGATTCTTGCTCATTCATCGGTGCAGCGTTTGCATTGGAATTACCCTGCATGAAGGTCGAAACAAGTGTGAAATGCAATGAAACCAGCAAGCAAAAACAATGAAATGTCACCAAAATTGTTACCTCATTAGCAACTGATTGATTAGCAGAATTTTGTTCAACATGAGGAGGGTTCGTAGCAGCAGGGGGACTCTGTTCCACACTCTGAGATGAGGCATTGTGTAAAATGTATCCAGTTAGTTTAAATAGTCCCAATGAAGCACATTATATTATAAGACATTTAAAACAATGAAGTATTAAAATATAGACAAATAGCACCTAACTAAAACTAAAATAGACACTTAAATCCCTAAGTTTATTATCGGGGGGACAATTACATCCCTGGGAGAGTAAGAATTACCTCTTTCTCGGGGGCTGACTGTGACAAAAATAGAACCACAAGTGATTGAGAGTCCTTGgcctttgtttttgattttttcatcTTTGGCTTCCAGTTTAGGTTGGATGGGGTCCCTTTGCACGTCTTGTAGTTGTGTCCCCTCTCACCACTCTTGCTACATGTGACATAGAAACTCCTCTTCAATTTGTCACCATCAATAACAGCCTCAGCTGGGTCTTTCTGTCTGTTATGCACCTTGGGACGTCCAATTGGCCTTTTTAACACAGGTGGAGCAGGCTTAGTAAACTCAGACCTTATCCAGTATTCCTCACTCGTTACTGGCCGGATGAAGTGCTCGTATGTCTTTCTAATGGACTCCATACATAGCCATGGATGAACATAATCATCGGGATTATCATGCCATTTTCTGATTGCTGCTATAGCATGAATGCACGACATCCCTTTACAGCAGGACAGCAGTTTCACAACAACAGAATGGCATAAACATGACTAATAGTTgaatgaataatataaattcacaGCATAGCTAACAGATTCACAGCTTAGTTAATATCAACAGATTCACAGCATGTTAATTAGATTCACACCAAGCATGTCCAAATTCACAACATGGTTAACATCATCTATGAGTAAAATTGAAATTCACATCAACTATGAATTCACAGCAggcttaaattaaaaaatacacagCATGGTAATATTGAAATTCAGGAACCTGACTGACCAGTGAGTTGCCATTTGTTACACGAGCAGCTGTGTTTGATCAGATCCACATCAACTTTGGATCCCTTTTGAGTGACTTCAAACCGTTTGTGCTCGTTATCACCAATCCACTCCGCTGCCCATTTGTTGCTTGGTTTGATAAGCCTCTGTAGCCTTTTCTCTTGCACTGGCGCCTGTTTTCCTTCATGAGTCCCCAGAAGTTTCTTGTGTTGAACCATTCGCCGCATCATATAGCACCGTAACTCCTCGCACATTGTAAGTATGGGCTTGCTTCTGTACTTCACCACCTTTGCGTTAAACGACTCGCACATGTTGTTTCTTAGGTTGTCGACCTTGGGACCATGGCTAAAGTATGCTCTAACCCGGGTAGCAGGTTCAAATTTCATAAAATAGGCCCAAGTATCCTTGTTCACTACTTTCAGTCTTTCCATGGTTATCTTGAACTCTGAGATGGTTATGCATCTAGCACAGTCCCACACAATTTCTCTTATATACAGATCCTTGAATCGGTTTATGAAATTCTTCCACATATGCATGACGCAGTTTCTAACATGTGCACCAGGCATTACCTCTTTCAGTGCAGGTAGCAGTCCCTAACAACAATGAAGGCATGAAGCCATGTTTACAACAATATATAATCCAGTAAATGACTAAGACAACAAACACAAAATGACAAAAATGGAACTAACCTTCTGTTGATCCGACATAAAATTCCAACCGTAGTTGCCTACATCACCAATATCCTCCTGTAAGCATGTTAGGAACCACTTCCAAGATTCTTTGTTCTCGGATCTTGCAACTGCGTATGCAACGACGTAAAATCGGTTGTTGGCATCCTGTGCAATAGCAGAAAGTAGTTGTCCCCCATGGTATGTTTTAAGAAATGCTCCATCTAGGTAGATCAATGGTCTGCAGCCACTCTTGAATCCCTACTTGCAGGCCTTAAAACAAACATATAACTTGTCAAACATAGGGGCTGCTTGAGACTGAGGAATCAGGTCTAGCAATGCAGAAGACCCAGGGTTACTTCTATGTATCTCTAATAAGTAATCCCTCAATTTGCTGTACTATTGCCTTTCTTACCCATCATCCTCTCCCTTGCCTCCTTCACAGCTCTATACACCATCTTTGGGTGTGCAGTAAGGTCAAAGTCCTCCCTTAGAAAATCAATAGCTTCATGGGTTGTCATATGTGGGTGCGTTGCCATCCTCTTCTCCACCTTTTTACTAATCCAGTGTTAATCAGTGGTATTGCTTCCAAGGTCCCTTGCACAAGTGTGCTCGTTTCTATAAGTCTTGACTTGGAAGCATTGTAGTTTCCGATTGTAAGACAAGTGGGCAATCCAACCACAGTCTTCGTCCTTGCATCCAACCCTAACTCTTTCCTTATCATTCTTTATCCACACCAACTCCCGGCCTTCAGAAATAAAGGTGTCCTTTACCACCTCTTTGAACCTCTCAATTGTTGAAAACCTTGTTCCAAGCTTAAATCTTCCCTCTCCGAAACTATATTGGTCATTGAACTCAGGCCAATGATGTTTGTTTCCCTCATCATCAGAAGAGACAGGTGTATGCAGCTCCTCAGATTCATACTCCCATACAATATCATTACCATCCATGTCTACATCACTCACGTAGTCTACTAGTGCTGGCCTTGCTCCTTTGGCCCTATTGGGCTCCATTGCAGGCCTAGATATATTAGGCTCCCCTGCAGGCCTACTTCGACTGGGCTGTCCACCAGGCCCACCTGCCTCGGGCTCATGGGCAGGCCCTTTCTTTCTTGTAGCAGACCTTGTTCTTTGAGACACACGTCGCGCTTGCTTCCTGGGTTGCTTACTTGGCTGAGGGGTTCTCTTAGAGGAATGAGGCACTTGTTTCCTCTTCCATCTGCCAGACACAGACCCACTGACAACATCTTCCCCACTATCACTGTTACTTTCATCACCGGGAGGTGGAGGTGCATATGGCTCATCCTCTGCGCTCTTGTAACTATCGTGCTCCGTCGACGACTCACCCAATTCATCCACCTTGACACCAACATCATCTTCCTCTGCCTCAACGTTTTCCTTACCAGCACAATCTACAGGATCTGGGTCATCAATAggatgataaaaaatatatagaactCATCAGTATCTTTGTTTGTCATCTTTGCTTGGCGCATCTGGTTGATGTCTGCATCTCCCCTCAGAACATGCAGCCCTGACTCTATATCCTTACTCTTTGGATCATACCAGTATGCCTCCTTGTATGATTGATATCCCAGTCCTTTGAACAGTGTTATCAAATCACCGAAATTTACAAAATCCATGTCCATGGGGGGGGGGACCTCTCAACCTTACCATCGAGATAAACTAACTCACCAGTCGGAGCCCGTTGAAAGTAGCCCCGTGATGGAAAACAGGAATCACAAAAATATCTACCATCTGCATTATTGTTTGATTCAACGATTACCACTAAGCATTAGCAAATACACAACTACCTAAGCCATAAACCACACACAACTCATCTTCCATGCCCCTCCCAACACTACATTACACCTAAACCCCAACCCACGACATGCACAGCAGATAACGTTCGAAAGTAACAGTCGCATTCAATTTCGCATTAAGGGTACTTACCACTACCGATGACACCCGCAACTCAACCGACGAAGCTTCACTAGCGCAACGTTACACGAAGACGACGACGGGAAGAAGATCAATCGTTTTTTTTTTAGGGAAAAGATCATACATATGTGTGTTAGGGCTTCTTTGGAATTGTGTGTGATTGACATGGGCTTCTTTGGAATTGTGACGAAACTCAAGGACTACAGCCAACGTTCTCAAAACGTTGCCGTTTTCAATcataaggacctatttgtccaagACTTTTTTCAAACGGGCACACCAAGCTTCCTCAACGGTCTCGTCTTGCCACCTAGGCCCAACACACGCCAAATAAGCGACAGATCACCCCCTCTCCGTTACGTCTAGGAGAGCATTTTGCATGGAAGGATCGATCCGTCACACGTTTTGAATAGTAAGGgcgttttagtattttttagatattcaGGGATGGATTTGTCCCCGATTTAAAAGcttagggactaatttgtccttttccttaaattaattttaaacttttaaccaATGAATATTTGTCATCGTATCTTATAACCCAAAATCAATCTTATTTCAActgtctttaaaaaaaaatatctttaataatatatttaatatatttttttatgaaatacaTTTAATAATTTACTAACAAAAATGTGATTATGGCaagtaattaaatattataaattttacttAGATAATTACTTTAATAATTTATCTTTAATAATAGgtttaataatttgacaattctCTCATatgtgtaaaatttttaattatagtaaaagtttaaaatatgttaaaaaaacaCTAAAGTGACTGATAAACTTTTTACTTAAAGGAATAAtgtattttcttgtttaattttatctttttttttcacacGTGTTTAATTTAGtctctttatatattattttttaatttattataattggttTCACAacatttattctattatatttatAGCTTTATTATTCATCTTACAAATTAATCTAATTTGTTAACCGATATAATTAATTATAggtaatttttttagataaaataattataattgatataattcaTATCGCTATCTtctttaaataaataattgaaaaaaataggtTTTAAGCCTCTGtgtaaagtagaataaaatacaTAAACTAAACATGTATAAATCTAGGTAttgtaaaattttattaacaattgTTTGTACAAAGTTATTAATTTATAAGACAATATTAAcaattgaaataaattaataccgtaaaactcaatttataattagtgcctattttaaaataattaatgaatttttatttttttaattattaataatttaaataataaaataatatcctataacttattttattgtctattttaagtaattactaacatttaattgttaaattatttttttgtcttatttattattcatatatttcaCCAATTATATTAATaaccaaataaattaaattaaccacggtaattatatataactttttCAACATAACTTTGACTAATCACCATAACCTTTTTAATTTGGGATTAACTtatatttaatttagtattatttttgtcaaaaaaaatttatttcaccctattttaaattatatataataatttatgtttcaAAACTTTTGATagaatctttctttttttgttttatttatatttttctcttaAAAGAATATGATTTACAtcattatacatatttaatatatatcaCTGAATTTACAGTATGCATGCTTTAATTGATTTAATGTTATGATAAATTATAATTCCAATTAGTAAATAAATTAGAAGATATATGCCtagaaaaattgattaaaaataaaacatcatATAATATTTAAGATGAAGGATCATTTTCTGAGCTGCACCGCGTAGAAAAGAGGAACAAAAGCAGTGGTTGAGGTGTTTGTGTACGATCATTTGAAACATTTAGATGAAAATGAATAAGAGGATCTTTTAGGATAAAAGTAAAGGTGTTGAAGAGATCATCAACATGACCATGCTTAGCTTACGACGAATGAAGAGGTGTGAATCTTTtgtgttgttgatggctatgtcaGAAATTACAtgaggtttttttttatttttgtgttacTTTCTTAAATTATCTGTTTTATGGTTGTGTGATACTTTGTTCCATTTTAATGTGTTgagttttttgtttaaaaaaaaatatatttaagatgAATTGGTGATGATCATACACCAAAACAAAATGCCGTATTATTAATAATACAAATGAAGATAGCATTTTGATATGCTTAGAATACTACAATATGCAAAAGTCTAAAAGATAAATATCTAACTTTATTGCTAAAAAATTTGGATTATACCACGTAAACTTTATCTTTATATCACTAAGTCTTTTCAAATTAATTATCTATATTATTAATGGTCAAtaacatgaaaataaataataaaaataaataaattttaatcacaatagcacctaaaaaattagtttta is a window from the Arachis hypogaea cultivar Tifrunner chromosome 17, arahy.Tifrunner.gnm2.J5K5, whole genome shotgun sequence genome containing:
- the LOC140180760 gene encoding uncharacterized protein; translation: MTTHEAIDFLREDFDLTAHPKMVYRAVKEGFKSGCRPLIYLDGAFLKTYHGGQLLSAIAQDANNRFYVVAYAVARSENKESWKWFLTCLQEDIGDVGNYGWNFMSDQQKGLLPALKEVMPGAHVRNCVMHMWKNFINRFKDLYIREIVWDCARCITISEFKITMERLKVVNKDTWAYFMKFEPATRVRAYFSHGPKVDNLRNNMCESFNAKVVKYRSKPILTMCEELRCYMMRRMVQHKKLLGTHEGKQAPVQEKRLQRLIKPSNKWAAEWIGDNEHKRFEVTQKGSKVDVDLIKHSCSCNKWQLTGQSGS